In Plutella xylostella chromosome 4, ilPluXylo3.1, whole genome shotgun sequence, a genomic segment contains:
- the LOC119694602 gene encoding trypsin-3 produces the protein MISGEFQFGPNVQRAVLIDHNKLRNKKNFRVAGYGKTKYNQQPFENTKFMKTTLQYVKKKRCLRLIEEKLGPHVFCLGGNKKGRDTCQGDSGAGVLWKNLTVGMVSFGIGCGVKPGVYVRVFNFRSWLLTAAARLASAYCQHARG, from the exons ATGATCTCGGGAGAATTTCAGTTTGGTCCAAACGTGCAGAGAGCTGTGCTGATAGACcataataaattaagaaacaaaaagaattTCAGAGTGGCTGGGTATGGTAAGACTAAG TATAATCAACAACCGTTTGAGAACACCAAATTCATGAAAACTACTTTACAATACGTGAAAAAGAAGAGATGTTTGAGATTGATCGAAGAGAAACTGGGTCCGCACGTGTTCTGCCTGGGCGGGAACAAGAAGGGCAGAGATACTTGCCAGGGGGACTCCGGGGCTGGGGTCTTGTGGAAGAA TCTGACGGTGGGCATGGTGTCGTTCGGGATTGGCTGCGGCGTTAAGCCCGGCGTGTACGTGCGTGTGTTCAACTTCCGGAGCTGGCTGCTCACCGCGGCGGCGCGCCTCGCCAGCGCCTACTGCCAGCACGCGCGCGGCTGA
- the LOC125490255 gene encoding uncharacterized protein LOC125490255 → MLVDFLEREGLYLMNSFFEKQPQRKWTWASPDGRTKNEIDFIMTDKRHIFRDVSVINRFKTGSDHRLLRGTLNINFKLERRRLVKSTLRPTLNQIRAGNTSFQRELQSRFESLETTTDIDADTIQIVKPLREVGHRHFSIRSKSKESKLSSETLELMRQRREFPSAGDTSSELRVLNKRIKKLIRRDLRRSNTRAIEAAIEQNRGSKVFVQQLGRSHLTKLRSADGNIVASKPEVLAEIEGFYGQLYASHAQKSVAQLTDSRAPLIRHYTDDIPTST, encoded by the coding sequence ATGCTTGTTGACTTCCTCGAAAGGGAGGGTCTGTActtgatgaattctttctttgagaaacagccccagaggaagtggacatgggcaagccccgatggtaggacgaaaaacgaaatcgacttcattatgactgacaagcggcacatattcagagatgtctcagtgatcaataggtttaaaactgggagtgatcaccgacttctCCGAGGTACTCTGAATATTAACTTCAAGCTGGAGAGAAGACGTCTGGTGAAGTCGACCCTTCGTCCCACACTGAACCAAATTAGAGCTGGCAACACCAGCTTCCAGAGAGAACTACAGAGCCGATTCGAATCGCTGGAAACCACTACGGATATTGACGCGGATACAATCCAAATAGTGAAGCCTCTTCGTGAGGTGGGCCACAGACATTTTAGCATAAGAAGCAAAAGCAAGGAGTCTAAACTTTCAAGCGAGACACTCGAGCTTATGAGGCAGAGACGTGAATTTCCGTCGGCAGGTGACACTTCGTCAGAGCTACGGGTACTCAACAAGCGTATAAAGAAGCTGATACGAAGAGATCTCCGTCGCTCCAACACACGCGCCATAGAAGCAGCAATTGAGCAAAATCGGGGGTCAAAAGTCTTCGTTCAGCAACTTGGGAGAAGCCACTTGACGAAGTTGAGGTCTGCAGATGGTAATATCGTTGCCTCTAAGCCGGAGGTTCTTGCCGAAATCGAAGGTTTTTACGGACAACTTTATGCTTCACACGCGCAGAAGTCTGTGGCTCAGCTCACCGATTCCAGAGCGCCACTAATACGCCACTACACTGACGACATCCCGACGTCGACATAG